A single window of Longimicrobiaceae bacterium DNA harbors:
- a CDS encoding VOC family protein, whose translation MKRVTGIGGIFFKAKDAPALHAWYKRHLGIDVQAWGGAAFDWTDGEGKPVGGTTAWLIASEESDQFAPSTAPFMVNYRVADLRALLAALREEGCNVLEKVDDSEYGKFGWVMDPEGNKVELWEPPAGQ comes from the coding sequence ATGAAGCGAGTCACTGGCATCGGCGGCATCTTCTTCAAAGCCAAGGACGCTCCGGCGCTACACGCGTGGTACAAGCGGCACCTCGGAATCGACGTCCAAGCATGGGGCGGCGCGGCTTTCGATTGGACCGACGGTGAAGGTAAGCCGGTTGGCGGGACCACCGCCTGGCTCATCGCTTCGGAGGAAAGCGACCAGTTCGCGCCCAGCACTGCGCCTTTCATGGTCAACTACCGGGTGGCGGATCTCCGCGCCCTGCTCGCAGCTTTACGCGAAGAAGGCTGCAACGTCCTCGAGAAGGTCGACGATTCCGAGTACGGAAAGTTCGGCTGGGTCATGGATCCCGAAGGAAACAAGGTGGAGCTTTGGGAACCGCCCGCAGGCCAATGA
- the dnaE gene encoding DNA polymerase III subunit alpha yields MSFVHLHCHSEYSLLDGANRIGDLIKRAQEFEQPALALTDHGCMFGAWLFQEQAKKAGIKPIVGMEAYVAPGSRHDRGKVKGEKGYYHLVLLARDLTGYKNLAKLTSIGYTEGFYSKPRIDREVLAKYSEGLIVSSACLAGEVAQHLMEDRWDQAREAVAWHQETFRDSYYLEVQGHDSDGQSELNRRIFKLAEEAGAPVVATNDAHFLRAGDHSAHDVLLCIGLGKDFSDPNRMKYDGQLYFKNTDEMRDRFPGRPDVLENTLRIADECNWSYPKGYFVPAFPVAEQGFRTEAEMLTDWVWRGAIERYGPEGTPADADPKAVLPQHIVERAEYELSVIANPKLDYSGYFLITADFIKWARDHGIPVGPGRGSAAGSIVAYCTGITDICPIDFDLLFERFLNPERVSMPDIDVDFCFERRGEVIEYVREKYGRDAVGQIITFGTMKSRAVIKDVGRTLGFLPAETDRLAKLIPNAPAYSLTVEEARKQIPDVKELYEKDDRYRQLMDYSSTLEGLARHSSVHAAGVVIAPGPLDEYVPICTQSTKGSGSGGGESIIVTQYDMTCLEKAGMLKMDFLGLKTLTVIFDAVNAIRARHGALRHPATGVVFKRAEDIPLDDPEVYKMLARGGTAGVFQFESSLATEKLRQMKADRFDDLIAANALLRPGPLDMGMDMVYIRRKLGQEPVRYAHPDLAETLEPTYGVIVYQEQVMRIAQILGGFSLAQADVLRKAVGKKDAELIKKELGGFISGAVAKGHDKQLVTELAEQIEAFGRYGFNKSHSAAYGLLAYQTAWLKCHYPAEFMAALMSSVVDKIDDVVSYIAQCREMGKYLPRVGREGVEVLPPHVNESNWKFTVVGEGVGSIRFGLGAIRGVGEGAVRSILAAREAEGPFESMFDLLCRIDLRLCNKRVLEALICAGALDGFAANGGRNQLLAGLDTTFAVAQTVQKEAESSQENFFDAILGGGEGGTSTLVQAPALPQVAKWSETERLAREKEILGFFISGHPLNNFRDEVGLFEPKVTTATLKACRDSKVELACVVTEAARQISKRDASEWGRITVEDFHGTATVLAFGDSWGKFKDVLKQDAPVLIRGAVSGRERDEEDPPIFLDSAVALADLRETGDVGVALELSPRDSDPSVVAAAKRIFERHPGPGPLYVVWRSGGQDGAADVARLRSKLRVSPGDGLLRELRELLGDERVSLTRG; encoded by the coding sequence ATGTCGTTCGTACATCTGCACTGCCATTCCGAGTACTCGCTGCTGGACGGTGCCAACCGCATCGGCGACCTGATCAAGCGCGCGCAGGAGTTCGAGCAGCCGGCGCTGGCGCTCACCGACCACGGCTGCATGTTCGGCGCGTGGCTCTTCCAGGAGCAGGCGAAGAAGGCGGGCATCAAGCCCATCGTGGGCATGGAGGCGTACGTGGCGCCGGGCAGCCGCCACGACCGCGGCAAGGTGAAGGGCGAGAAGGGCTACTACCACCTGGTGCTCCTCGCGCGCGACCTGACGGGCTACAAGAACCTGGCGAAGCTCACCTCCATCGGGTACACCGAGGGGTTCTACAGCAAGCCCCGCATCGACCGCGAGGTGCTGGCGAAGTACAGCGAAGGGCTCATCGTCTCCAGCGCCTGCCTGGCGGGCGAGGTGGCGCAGCACCTGATGGAGGACCGCTGGGACCAGGCGCGCGAAGCTGTGGCCTGGCACCAGGAGACCTTCCGCGACAGCTACTACCTGGAGGTCCAGGGCCACGACTCCGACGGCCAGAGCGAGCTGAACCGCCGCATCTTCAAGCTGGCGGAGGAGGCCGGCGCGCCCGTGGTCGCCACCAACGACGCGCACTTTCTGCGCGCCGGCGACCACTCCGCGCACGACGTGCTGCTGTGCATCGGCCTGGGGAAGGACTTCAGCGACCCCAACCGGATGAAGTACGACGGGCAGCTCTACTTCAAGAACACCGACGAGATGCGCGACCGCTTCCCCGGCCGCCCCGACGTGCTGGAGAACACGCTGCGCATCGCCGACGAGTGCAACTGGAGCTATCCCAAGGGCTACTTCGTCCCCGCCTTCCCCGTCGCCGAGCAGGGCTTCAGGACGGAGGCGGAGATGCTGACCGACTGGGTTTGGCGCGGCGCCATCGAGCGGTACGGGCCCGAGGGCACGCCGGCCGACGCGGATCCGAAGGCGGTGCTGCCGCAGCACATCGTGGAGCGCGCCGAGTACGAGCTGAGCGTCATCGCCAACCCCAAGCTGGACTACTCCGGCTACTTCCTGATCACGGCCGACTTCATCAAGTGGGCGCGCGACCACGGCATCCCCGTGGGCCCGGGCCGCGGCTCGGCCGCCGGCAGCATCGTGGCGTACTGCACGGGCATCACCGACATCTGCCCCATCGACTTCGACCTGCTGTTCGAGCGCTTCCTGAACCCCGAGCGCGTGTCGATGCCCGACATCGACGTGGACTTCTGCTTCGAGCGGCGCGGCGAGGTGATCGAGTACGTGCGCGAGAAGTACGGCCGCGACGCGGTGGGCCAGATCATCACCTTTGGGACGATGAAGAGCCGCGCCGTGATCAAGGACGTGGGCCGCACGCTCGGCTTCCTGCCGGCCGAGACGGACCGCCTGGCGAAGCTGATCCCCAACGCCCCGGCGTACTCGCTCACCGTGGAAGAGGCGCGCAAGCAGATCCCGGACGTGAAGGAGCTGTACGAGAAGGACGACCGCTACCGGCAGCTCATGGACTACTCCAGCACGCTGGAGGGCCTGGCCCGCCACAGCAGCGTGCACGCGGCCGGCGTGGTGATCGCGCCCGGGCCGCTGGACGAGTACGTGCCCATCTGCACCCAGAGCACCAAGGGCAGCGGCAGCGGCGGCGGCGAGAGCATCATCGTGACCCAGTACGACATGACCTGCCTGGAGAAGGCGGGCATGCTGAAGATGGACTTCCTGGGGCTCAAGACGCTGACCGTGATCTTCGACGCGGTCAACGCCATCCGCGCCCGCCACGGCGCGCTCCGCCACCCCGCGACCGGCGTGGTGTTCAAGCGGGCCGAGGACATCCCGCTGGATGACCCCGAGGTCTACAAGATGCTGGCGCGCGGCGGCACCGCGGGCGTCTTCCAGTTCGAAAGCTCGCTGGCGACCGAGAAGCTGCGGCAGATGAAGGCCGACCGCTTCGACGACCTGATCGCCGCCAACGCCCTGCTGCGGCCCGGCCCGCTGGACATGGGCATGGACATGGTGTACATCCGCCGCAAGCTGGGGCAGGAGCCGGTGCGTTACGCGCATCCCGACCTGGCGGAGACGCTGGAGCCCACCTACGGCGTGATCGTGTACCAGGAGCAGGTCATGCGCATCGCCCAGATCCTGGGCGGCTTCTCGCTGGCGCAGGCCGACGTGCTGCGCAAGGCGGTGGGCAAGAAGGACGCGGAGCTGATCAAGAAGGAGCTGGGCGGCTTCATCTCCGGCGCCGTCGCCAAGGGGCACGACAAGCAGCTGGTGACCGAGCTGGCCGAGCAGATCGAGGCGTTCGGGCGCTACGGCTTCAACAAGTCGCACTCGGCCGCGTACGGGCTGCTGGCGTACCAGACGGCGTGGCTCAAGTGCCACTACCCGGCGGAGTTCATGGCCGCGCTCATGAGCAGCGTGGTCGACAAGATCGACGACGTGGTGAGCTACATCGCCCAGTGCCGCGAGATGGGCAAGTACCTGCCGCGCGTGGGCCGCGAGGGCGTGGAGGTGCTGCCGCCGCACGTGAATGAGTCCAACTGGAAGTTCACCGTGGTGGGCGAGGGCGTGGGCAGCATCCGCTTCGGCCTGGGCGCCATCCGCGGCGTGGGCGAGGGCGCCGTGCGCTCCATTCTGGCCGCTCGCGAGGCCGAGGGCCCGTTCGAGTCGATGTTCGACCTGCTGTGCCGCATCGACCTGCGGCTGTGCAACAAGCGCGTGCTGGAGGCGCTGATCTGCGCAGGCGCGCTCGACGGCTTCGCGGCCAACGGCGGGCGCAACCAGCTGCTCGCCGGGCTGGACACGACGTTCGCGGTCGCGCAGACGGTGCAGAAGGAAGCCGAGAGCAGCCAGGAGAACTTCTTCGACGCCATCCTGGGGGGCGGCGAGGGCGGTACGTCCACGCTGGTGCAGGCGCCCGCGCTGCCGCAGGTGGCCAAGTGGAGCGAGACGGAGCGGCTGGCGCGCGAGAAGGAGATCCTGGGCTTCTTCATCTCCGGCCACCCCCTCAACAACTTCCGCGACGAGGTGGGGCTGTTCGAGCCCAAGGTGACGACCGCGACGCTCAAGGCCTGCCGCGACAGCAAGGTGGAGCTGGCGTGCGTGGTTACCGAGGCGGCGCGGCAGATCAGCAAACGCGACGCGTCGGAGTGGGGCCGCATCACCGTGGAGGACTTCCACGGCACGGCCACGGTGCTCGCGTTCGGCGACTCGTGGGGCAAGTTCAAGGACGTGCTGAAGCAGGACGCGCCCGTGCTCATCCGCGGCGCGGTCAGCGGCCGCGAGCGCGACGAGGAGGACCCGCCCATCTTCCTGGACAGCGCCGTGGCCCTCGCAGACCTGCGCGAGACGGGCGACGTGGGCGTGGCGCTGGAGCTGTCCCCGCGCGACTCCGACCCGTCGGTGGTCGCCGCCGCCAAGCGCATCTTCGAGCGGCACCCCGGCCCCGGTCCGCTCTACGTCGTCTGGCGCAGCGGCGGCCAGGACGGCGCGGCCGACGTCGCCCGCCTCCGCTCCAAGCTGCGCGTCTCCCCGGGCGATGGCCTGCTCCGCGAGCTCCGCGAGCTGCTGGGGGATGAACGCGTGAGCCTGACGCGGGGGTAG
- a CDS encoding GyrI-like domain-containing protein encodes METSVGHTVSVQTAATRGIAAVRTRLPARRVAAVFAGYLDQVYAAARYGAVHLDGQNVFVYRGSGPDDEVEVDFGVGVTAPFPPAGPVQYAELPTGEVATTTHWGDYGRLGEAHAAVIAWCQANGREPAGPRWEVYGHWNPSEGPPRTDVYYLLAR; translated from the coding sequence ATGGAAACGTCCGTGGGTCACACCGTCTCAGTCCAGACCGCGGCGACCCGGGGCATCGCCGCCGTGCGCACTCGGCTTCCCGCGCGGCGCGTCGCTGCGGTGTTCGCCGGGTACCTGGATCAGGTCTACGCCGCGGCGCGCTACGGCGCGGTGCATCTCGACGGCCAGAACGTCTTTGTCTACCGCGGCAGCGGCCCAGACGACGAGGTGGAGGTCGACTTCGGCGTGGGCGTCACGGCGCCGTTCCCCCCGGCCGGTCCGGTGCAGTATGCCGAGCTACCCACCGGCGAGGTCGCCACGACGACCCACTGGGGCGACTACGGGCGGCTCGGCGAGGCGCACGCGGCGGTGATCGCCTGGTGCCAGGCGAACGGGCGCGAGCCGGCGGGGCCGCGCTGGGAAGTCTACGGCCACTGGAATCCAAGCGAGGGGCCGCCGCGGACGGACGTCTATTACCTCCTCGCACGGTAG